A section of the Pectinophora gossypiella chromosome 11, ilPecGoss1.1, whole genome shotgun sequence genome encodes:
- the LOC126371003 gene encoding allergen Tha p 1: MQLTQILVVCAVAAVAYSAETPRPAVSDTALDDALNDKRFIQRQLKCALGEAPCDPIGKRLKTLAPLVLRGACPQCTPQETKQIQRTLSYVQRNFPQQWAKIVRQYAG, encoded by the exons CTAACTCAGATCCTAGTCGTGTGCGCGGTGGCAGCAGTTGCTTACTCAGCAGAGACCCCAAGACCTGCGGTCTCCGACACAGCCCTGGATGACGCCCTGAACGACAAGCGGTTCATACAGAGACAGCTCAAGTGTGCGCTCGGTGAAGCGCCCTGTGACCCCATAGGAAAGCGGCTCAAAA CTCTAGCGCCTCTTGTACTTCGCGGCGCCTGCCCTCAATGCACGCCTCAAGAAACCAAACAGATCCAACGCACGTTGTCTTACGTGCAGAGGAATTTCCCGCAGCAATGGGCTAAAATAGTTCGCCAGTACGCCGGCTAG